A window of Cloacibacillus sp. genomic DNA:
GGCCCTGTAAAGCGCCTCGTCCGCGTGTTTTAACGCGTTCTCCGGCGAAAGGCTGGCCGTCATTTTACAAAGGCCGACGCTCCCCGATATTTCGAGCCGCTTTTTACCCCTGCCGTAAGATTTTTTCAAACTTTGGCAGACCTCCCGCGCCTTCGCCAGCGCCTCCTCCTCGGAAACCTCCGTCAGAAGCACGAAAAACTCGTCCCCGCCGAAGCGCCCGATCATGCCGGTCTCGCTGAAAACCTCGCGGAGCGTTGCCGCAGTGTCGCGCAGCGCTTGGTCGCCCGTCATGTGGCCCAGCACGTCGTTTACACCTTTAAAATTATCTATATCAATGAAGAAGAGCCATTTTTCGCAGGAGAGCGCGACGGCGGTCTCAAGCATCACGCAGAAGTGTTTTTTATTATAAAGCCCGGTAAGCCCGTCCCTCTGAGAGAGCTCGCGCAGCCGCTGATTTTCCGTCAACTGCTCGTAGATGTCGGTTATATCTACGCGGCTTAGGCGCAGTATCTTATTCTCCCTGTCCATATACGAGTATTTTAATTTTTTGAGCCGCACGTCGCCGTTCGTCTCTTTGACGTGCGCCGTAAACTCGAAGGTCTCTCCGCTTTCGAGCTGACTGATGACAAAATCAGTCCCCATCATCTGTATGACCGCGGAGACCTCCTCCTCCACGACAAACTTTTCCGCGTAGAGCGTTATCTCCCGGTAGTAATCGTCTCCTGTGGGGGGCGGCAGCGGCGTGCCGTTTTTTCCGAACGAGGCGAACATCACATAGCTGTTGTGCGGCGCGTCGATGTAGGCCACATACTCATAATCCTCCTGCGCGACGCAGTTGAGCAGTTCCTTCGACATGTGCTCGTCGTGCGTATCGTTCAGCGTGAAGAAGACGATTATTTCATTCGTGCCTGGACGCACCAGCATCCTCGCCGTCGTGCGCACCCATCTTACGGTGTTTTCGGCTACGGTCTTTTGATATTCGTATTCGAGCGTCGTATCTCCCCTGTTGTACGCGGTCGTCAAAGAACGGCTCGCGAATTTCGCAAGGAAGTCAGCCCTCTGCTGCCGGTTCGGGATAAGTTCCACAACGCGCAGCAGCATTTCGTCAAAATTTCTGTCCGGCGGCAGCAGCGACGCGTAGACGTCCGAGGCGTACTCAACGACGCCCGTCGTCAGGTTTAGCTGCACGGAGAGCGTCAAAGCGTCCGAATATACGGTGTCGCGGCGTTTCAGCTCGTTTTCATAGCGCATTTCCGCGTTTTTCTGCTCAGTGACGTCTGTTACGACCGCCACCACGCACCGCGCGCTATCCTCTCCATCCGGCGGCGTCGTATATTTTATGCGCGCCCAGCGCCAGCCGACGCCGTCCTCACGGCGCACCCGCACGTCGGCGCTTGGGTCCTTTGCGCCTTCGTGCAGCCGCCTGTAGAGGCTTCGGTAAACTTCCACGCTCCCGGGGTGGATGTCGCCGCTTTTTATCTGGCTTTCCGGGACCGCTTCTATCGTCTCCCACGCGTTCTTTCCCTTTAAAATAGTGTTGCCCTTTACGATGCAGCGCCGCTTTAGGTCGTACTCCCACATGTCGATGTCGCTGTTTGAGAGCGCCGCCCTGTAATATTCCTCGGTGCGCTCAAGCCGCGCCTGCGCCTCTTTTTCCGCGGAGACGTCAGTGCAGACCAGATAATAGGAGACCTTTCCGCAGCCGTCGTCATACAAGACGCTTGCGTTTATCTGCACCCATTTATACTGCGCCTGACGGTTCTTGATGCGGAAGGTCAAGCTGAAATCTTCGTGCGCCACATAGTTTGCCGTAAATTCCGCATAGACGCGCTTTCTGTCGTCGGGAAAAATCACCGAGTGCGCGCCGAGGCCTCCGAAATGGGAAAAGGCTTCGCCCTCGCTCATTTCCATCATACGGCAGAAACCGTCGCTGAAATAGGTGGGGCGCGCTAAGCCGTCCGTCACCTCTATCAGCACTATGCCTCCGGGAATGTTGGATAGCAGCCGCTGATAGTTCTCCACCGCCTCCGTCTTTTTCCGGTGTTCGCGCTCCTTTGCCATCTCTGTGAAGATGAAGTAGCTGAGCGTCGTAAGCACGTTCACGTCGCGGACGTGTTCCGCCGGGTCGTCTATCCCAAGAAAGCCGCTCAGCCTGCCGTCAAAGAAAAAGGGCGTCACGTAAAGCTCCTTTATCCCCTGAGCCTTCAGCACCTCGCGCTCATTTTTTCGCGCCGTTGGGATCTTGTCGACGTCCCTGATGTGCAGCGTCGTTTTCTCTTTATTGAAGTATTCTATCCACGCGGATATGACGGAAAGCGGAAGAGCGCAGAGCTCCGTTATCTGAGCGGAAACGCCGTTTGCGCACTCCTCGTAGGTGTTGCGCAGCAGGTCGTTCTCCCAGTCTATTTCAAAGATATAGGCGCGGTCGCTCTGAAAGTAATCTATCATCCTTCTAAGAGTCACGCTTATCGAAGATTCAAAATCTCTCTGCGCCAACAGATCTTTTATGCTGCCGACGATTATCTCTATCTGACCGGCGGCGCTGCGGGACGAGGTTCCGGCGTTTCTCTCTTCAGGCATGATATTCCTCCACTAACGGGCAAATAGAGATTATAACAAATACATATTTAGTTTAATTTTACACATACGTAAAAATAACGCAAGCCTTTTCTTGAAAATCGCGAAAGCGCACGCACGCGCGCGCGAAAGCGGCGTCTTTGAAAACGGCCTCTCTTCTTTTTGAAAAAGCGTCTTTTATTTTATAAAAGTAATGCTATTATCTTAACATGTGAGGCGGCGTTTGTTGCATC
This region includes:
- a CDS encoding diguanylate cyclase, whose product is MPEERNAGTSSRSAAGQIEIIVGSIKDLLAQRDFESSISVTLRRMIDYFQSDRAYIFEIDWENDLLRNTYEECANGVSAQITELCALPLSVISAWIEYFNKEKTTLHIRDVDKIPTARKNEREVLKAQGIKELYVTPFFFDGRLSGFLGIDDPAEHVRDVNVLTTLSYFIFTEMAKEREHRKKTEAVENYQRLLSNIPGGIVLIEVTDGLARPTYFSDGFCRMMEMSEGEAFSHFGGLGAHSVIFPDDRKRVYAEFTANYVAHEDFSLTFRIKNRQAQYKWVQINASVLYDDGCGKVSYYLVCTDVSAEKEAQARLERTEEYYRAALSNSDIDMWEYDLKRRCIVKGNTILKGKNAWETIEAVPESQIKSGDIHPGSVEVYRSLYRRLHEGAKDPSADVRVRREDGVGWRWARIKYTTPPDGEDSARCVVAVVTDVTEQKNAEMRYENELKRRDTVYSDALTLSVQLNLTTGVVEYASDVYASLLPPDRNFDEMLLRVVELIPNRQQRADFLAKFASRSLTTAYNRGDTTLEYEYQKTVAENTVRWVRTTARMLVRPGTNEIIVFFTLNDTHDEHMSKELLNCVAQEDYEYVAYIDAPHNSYVMFASFGKNGTPLPPPTGDDYYREITLYAEKFVVEEEVSAVIQMMGTDFVISQLESGETFEFTAHVKETNGDVRLKKLKYSYMDRENKILRLSRVDITDIYEQLTENQRLRELSQRDGLTGLYNKKHFCVMLETAVALSCEKWLFFIDIDNFKGVNDVLGHMTGDQALRDTAATLREVFSETGMIGRFGGDEFFVLLTEVSEEEALAKAREVCQSLKKSYGRGKKRLEISGSVGLCKMTASLSPENALKHADEALYRAKALGKGRFVLYR